One part of the Sphingopyxis sp. PAMC25046 genome encodes these proteins:
- a CDS encoding crotonase/enoyl-CoA hydratase family protein encodes MSFDQIRLDKHEGIALLTLYRPDRMNAFTGEMMLEIIAALEECDADDSVRAVIFTGHGDKAYCAGADLGGGAATFDYDKRSDKLAMLPEGMSASPVAEDGSIDWSHPLIRDGGGRVSMRIFEAKKPVLGAINGAAVGIGATMTLPMDARLASDTARYGFVFARRGIVPEAASSWFLPRLVGIANAVDLCYSGRLISAAEAKKKGLVQSVHAPGELIDAAIAKAREMTADSAPVSVALTRHMLWRMMGAAHPMSAHRWDSRVIFSRGRSPDAAEGVTSFLEKRAPNFTASVANDYPSFDEFEDAPPYS; translated from the coding sequence ATGAGCTTCGACCAGATTCGCCTCGACAAGCATGAGGGCATCGCGCTGCTGACGCTGTACCGGCCCGACCGGATGAACGCCTTTACCGGCGAGATGATGCTCGAGATCATCGCCGCGCTCGAAGAGTGCGACGCCGACGATAGCGTGCGCGCGGTCATCTTCACCGGTCATGGCGACAAGGCCTATTGCGCGGGCGCCGACCTCGGCGGCGGCGCCGCGACCTTCGATTACGACAAGCGCAGCGACAAGCTGGCGATGCTACCCGAAGGCATGTCAGCAAGCCCGGTCGCCGAGGACGGCTCGATCGACTGGTCGCACCCGCTGATCCGCGACGGCGGCGGGCGCGTGTCGATGCGTATCTTCGAGGCGAAAAAGCCCGTGCTCGGCGCGATCAACGGCGCGGCGGTCGGGATCGGCGCGACGATGACGCTACCGATGGACGCGCGGCTGGCGAGCGACACTGCGCGCTACGGGTTCGTCTTCGCGCGCCGCGGGATCGTGCCCGAAGCCGCCTCGAGCTGGTTCCTGCCGCGCCTTGTCGGCATCGCGAACGCGGTCGATCTTTGCTATTCGGGGCGCCTGATTTCCGCCGCCGAAGCGAAGAAAAAAGGCCTCGTCCAGTCGGTCCACGCGCCGGGCGAGCTGATCGACGCCGCGATCGCCAAGGCGCGCGAAATGACCGCCGACAGCGCCCCGGTGTCGGTCGCGCTGACACGACATATGCTGTGGCGGATGATGGGCGCCGCCCATCCGATGAGCGCACACCGCTGGGACAGCCGCGTGATCTTTTCGCGCGGCCGCAGCCCCGACGCCGCCGAGGGCGTGACGAGCTTCCTCGAAAAGCGCGCGCCCAATTTCACCGCGAGCGTCGCGAACGATTATCCTTCGTTCGACGAGTTCGAGGACGCGCCGCCCTATAGCTGA
- the purC gene encoding phosphoribosylaminoimidazolesuccinocarboxamide synthase, with protein sequence MARRRQIYEGKAKILYEGPEPGTLIQYFKDDATAFNAQKRGTINGKGVLNNRISEHVFTLLGNIGVPTHFIRRLNMREQLIRQVEIVPIEVIVRNVAAGTLSKRLGIEEGTQLPRTLIEYCYKDDALGDPLVAEEHIACFNWCSQDELHDIQDMAIRINDFMSGMFAAVGIRLVDFKLEFGRLYEGDFSRIILADEISPDGCRLWDMTTNEKLDKDRFRRDLGGEVEAYQEVARRLGLMPEGGENAVLDLESHRKKKGS encoded by the coding sequence ATGGCCCGCCGCCGCCAGATCTACGAAGGCAAAGCCAAGATCCTTTACGAAGGCCCCGAACCGGGCACGCTCATCCAATATTTCAAGGATGATGCGACCGCGTTCAACGCGCAGAAGCGCGGGACGATCAACGGCAAGGGCGTGCTCAACAACCGGATTTCGGAGCATGTCTTCACGCTGCTCGGCAATATCGGCGTGCCGACGCACTTCATCCGCCGCCTCAACATGCGCGAACAGCTGATCCGCCAGGTCGAGATCGTGCCGATCGAGGTGATCGTGCGCAACGTCGCCGCGGGCACGCTGTCGAAGCGGCTCGGGATCGAGGAGGGGACGCAGCTTCCCCGCACCCTGATCGAATATTGCTACAAGGACGACGCGCTCGGCGATCCGCTCGTCGCCGAGGAGCATATCGCCTGCTTCAACTGGTGCAGCCAGGACGAGCTTCACGACATTCAGGACATGGCGATCCGCATCAACGACTTCATGTCGGGTATGTTCGCCGCGGTCGGCATTCGCCTCGTCGACTTCAAGCTCGAGTTCGGCCGCCTTTACGAGGGCGACTTCAGCCGCATCATCCTCGCCGACGAAATCAGCCCCGACGGCTGCCGTCTGTGGGACATGACGACGAACGAAAAGCTCGACAAAGACCGCTTCCGCCGCGACCTCGGCGGCGAGGTCGAAGCCTATCAGGAAGTCGCGCGCCGGCTGGGGCTGATGCCCGAAGGCGGCGAGAATGCGGTGCTCGACCTCGAAAGCCACCGCAAGAAAAAGGGCAGCTGA
- a CDS encoding lipoxygenase family protein, which yields MSYPMPPLAPSSAAPAVPMPSAAPTLPQDDTPAEQAARAAQLTATQAIYTWTTDVPTLPGVPLATAVPRNDEPTIAWFAILIGVGLEIVRNALTVKLGGVDKGELDSPRAEYEAALAECDAIEASTAKIAAEHGVHSGGNIFERMIGDVQQAVAAAERDAHVALLKGYKERIEELMKVDEALGLGSKTVRSIEAYRALFATLPVPGISYMFEGDAEFARLRVQGPNCMLIAAVGGALPANFPLSAAQYAAVVNGDTLAAALADGRLFLLDYKPLEVLDPGTYGSLAKYAWQPMALFAVPPGGSSLVPVAIQCGQDPADWPIFTPSPAADKLWGWEMAKFVVEVADGNYHELFTHLARTHLVIEAFAVATHRHLAEVHPVWALLVPHFEGTLFINEAAATSLIAANGPIDHIFAGTIASSQLAAVDARLAFDFYGKMPHADFAARGVGVDSALADYPYRDDALLVWDAIHEWARQYIDLYYAHDADVVADTELGAWAACLAGAAKIRGFGPVTTRKQLADVCAMVMFTASAQHAAVNFPQKDIMAFAPAITGAGWQAAPNGQRGHDKAGWLAMMPPMALALEQLNVLELLGSVHYRPLGDYRSNAFPYPLWFQDPRVTGAEGPLAWFQAALAGVEAEIVRRNAGRMQPYPYLQPSLIPTSINI from the coding sequence ATGTCTTATCCGATGCCGCCGCTTGCCCCATCCAGCGCCGCGCCGGCGGTGCCGATGCCGTCCGCCGCGCCCACGTTGCCGCAGGACGACACGCCCGCCGAACAGGCCGCGCGCGCGGCGCAGCTGACCGCGACGCAGGCGATCTATACATGGACGACCGACGTCCCCACCCTGCCCGGCGTGCCGCTGGCGACGGCCGTTCCGCGAAATGACGAGCCGACGATCGCCTGGTTCGCGATCCTGATCGGCGTCGGGCTGGAGATCGTGCGCAACGCGCTGACGGTGAAGCTCGGCGGGGTCGATAAGGGCGAACTCGATAGCCCGCGCGCCGAATATGAGGCCGCGCTCGCCGAATGCGACGCGATCGAGGCCTCGACCGCCAAGATCGCGGCCGAGCATGGCGTCCACAGCGGCGGCAACATCTTCGAACGGATGATCGGCGACGTCCAGCAAGCCGTCGCCGCCGCCGAGCGCGACGCGCATGTCGCGTTGCTCAAGGGCTATAAGGAGCGGATCGAGGAGTTGATGAAGGTCGACGAAGCGCTCGGCCTCGGCAGCAAGACGGTGCGCAGCATCGAAGCCTATCGCGCGCTGTTCGCGACGCTGCCCGTCCCGGGGATCTCCTATATGTTCGAGGGCGATGCCGAGTTCGCGCGGCTGCGCGTGCAGGGGCCGAACTGCATGCTGATTGCTGCGGTCGGCGGCGCCCTGCCCGCCAACTTCCCGCTGAGCGCCGCCCAATATGCCGCGGTCGTGAACGGCGACACGCTGGCGGCCGCGCTCGCCGACGGTCGGCTGTTCCTGCTCGATTACAAGCCGCTCGAAGTCCTCGACCCAGGCACCTATGGGAGCCTCGCCAAATATGCCTGGCAGCCGATGGCGCTGTTCGCGGTCCCGCCGGGCGGATCGTCGCTCGTGCCGGTCGCGATCCAGTGCGGGCAGGACCCCGCCGACTGGCCGATCTTCACCCCCTCGCCCGCCGCCGACAAGCTTTGGGGCTGGGAAATGGCGAAGTTCGTCGTCGAGGTCGCCGACGGCAATTATCACGAGCTGTTCACGCACCTCGCGCGGACGCATCTGGTGATCGAGGCGTTCGCGGTCGCGACGCACCGCCATCTTGCCGAAGTCCATCCGGTCTGGGCGCTGCTCGTCCCGCATTTCGAGGGCACGCTCTTCATCAACGAAGCGGCGGCGACCTCGCTGATCGCAGCGAACGGCCCGATCGACCATATTTTCGCGGGCACGATCGCATCGAGCCAGCTCGCCGCGGTCGACGCGCGGCTCGCGTTCGATTTCTATGGCAAGATGCCGCACGCCGATTTCGCCGCGCGCGGCGTCGGCGTCGATTCAGCGCTCGCCGACTATCCCTACCGCGACGACGCGCTGCTCGTGTGGGATGCGATCCACGAATGGGCGCGGCAATATATCGACCTATATTATGCGCATGACGCCGACGTTGTCGCCGACACCGAACTTGGCGCATGGGCGGCGTGCCTTGCCGGCGCGGCGAAGATCAGGGGCTTCGGCCCCGTAACGACGCGCAAGCAGCTTGCCGACGTGTGCGCGATGGTGATGTTCACCGCGAGCGCGCAGCACGCCGCGGTCAATTTTCCGCAAAAGGACATCATGGCCTTTGCCCCCGCGATTACCGGCGCGGGCTGGCAGGCGGCGCCGAACGGCCAGCGCGGGCACGACAAGGCCGGCTGGCTCGCGATGATGCCGCCGATGGCGCTCGCGCTCGAACAATTGAATGTGCTCGAACTGCTGGGGTCGGTGCACTACCGCCCGCTCGGCGACTATCGCAGCAACGCCTTTCCCTATCCGCTATGGTTTCAGGACCCGCGGGTGACGGGAGCGGAGGGGCCGCTGGCATGGTTTCAGGCGGCGCTTGCGGGCGTCGAGGCGGAGATCGTGCGGCGCAACGCCGGGCGGATGCAGCCCTATCCCTATCTGCAGCCGAGCCTGATCCCGACGAGCATCAATATTTAG
- a CDS encoding diguanylate cyclase, with product MTGVFHTLQARFFPPIPDAIRDDIAVLRANRVETLTPMLFLMLAATTPTAIYAGVDTVHPVIRIGFPVTLAIVGVLGFLFLRHNRGRRMSPRRARRVIREASWVSGITGAMCSLWTVTNWLAAPPEAHSYYAMIMAMGSLATAYCLSSIRFATFLNLGVGLAPVSALMLTSGNPPEIAAGTSLVIATLFLLRMVVQQHGQVIDLLELQRQMRELAHTDPLTGLANRREFDLRLDEAIARADGAGRFAIALLDLNGFKPINDRHGHAIGDGVLCELADRLRRACGHHAIVARQGGDEFAILVPAGSPLLGTALADHILAALAAPYRIDGRSIGVGAGIGTAYWPEHGDSARQLLEVADRALYAAKAASRPPTSSVESVGRVA from the coding sequence ATGACGGGGGTCTTTCACACGCTGCAGGCGCGCTTCTTTCCGCCGATTCCGGACGCGATTCGGGACGATATCGCCGTTCTTCGCGCCAATCGCGTCGAGACGCTGACGCCGATGCTGTTCCTGATGCTCGCGGCGACGACGCCGACCGCCATCTACGCCGGGGTCGATACCGTCCATCCGGTGATCCGCATCGGTTTTCCGGTCACCCTCGCCATTGTCGGCGTGCTCGGCTTCCTGTTCCTGCGCCACAATCGTGGCCGCCGGATGAGCCCGCGCCGCGCGCGGCGCGTCATTCGCGAGGCAAGCTGGGTGTCGGGCATCACCGGTGCGATGTGCAGCCTGTGGACCGTGACCAACTGGCTCGCCGCGCCGCCCGAGGCGCACAGCTATTATGCGATGATCATGGCGATGGGCTCGCTCGCGACCGCCTATTGCCTGTCTTCGATCCGCTTCGCGACCTTCCTCAACCTCGGCGTCGGGCTGGCGCCGGTGTCGGCGCTGATGCTGACCTCGGGCAATCCGCCCGAAATTGCGGCGGGCACCAGTCTCGTCATCGCGACCCTGTTCCTGCTGCGCATGGTCGTCCAGCAGCACGGACAGGTGATCGACCTTCTCGAACTGCAGCGCCAGATGCGCGAGCTCGCGCATACCGACCCGCTCACCGGCCTTGCCAATCGCCGCGAATTCGACCTCAGGCTCGACGAGGCGATCGCCCGGGCCGACGGCGCCGGCCGCTTTGCGATCGCGCTGCTCGATCTCAACGGGTTCAAGCCGATCAACGACCGGCACGGCCACGCGATCGGCGACGGGGTTCTGTGCGAGCTCGCCGACCGCCTGCGCCGCGCCTGCGGTCATCACGCGATCGTTGCACGCCAGGGCGGCGACGAATTCGCCATCCTCGTGCCCGCCGGATCGCCACTGCTCGGAACCGCGCTCGCCGACCATATTCTCGCCGCCCTGGCGGCGCCCTACCGCATCGATGGGCGCTCGATCGGGGTCGGGGCGGGCATCGGCACCGCCTATTGGCCCGAACATGGCGACAGCGCCCGCCAATTGCTCGAAGTCGCCGACCGCGCGCTCTATGCCGCCAAGGCCGCCAGTCGCCCCCCGACGTCGTCTGTCGAAAGCGTCGGCCGGGTCGCATGA